The Cucurbita pepo subsp. pepo cultivar mu-cu-16 chromosome LG08, ASM280686v2, whole genome shotgun sequence genome contains a region encoding:
- the LOC111799634 gene encoding homeobox-leucine zipper protein HAT3-like, producing the protein MGGSDDELCLSLSLGFGVTTQPSFIHRPSNSMINHLRRSSWKDAFQVSDRNVDSRSFLRGIDVNRLRTAVDGEEENGVSSPNSTVSSISGKRSEREAVGDEAEAERTSCSRGSDDEDGGDGDGDASRKKLRLSKEQSLVLEETFKEHNTLNPKQKLALAKRLNLRPRQVEVWFQNRRARTKLKQTEVDCEYLRRCCENLTEENRRLQKEVQELRSLKLSPQLYMHMNPPTTLTMCPQCERVAVSSFSSTSAASTRHPVAAGMQQRPSMPIAPQAVLPIQR; encoded by the exons ATGGGCGGGAGCGACGACGAGTTATGTCTCAGTTTGAGTTTAGGGTTTGGAGTTACGACTCAGCCGAGTTTCATCCACAGGCCTTCCAACTCCATGATTAATCACCTCCGTAGGAGCTCTTGGAAAGATGCGTTTCAAGTTTCTG ATCGAAACGTCGATTCGAGGTCGTTTCTTAGGGGAATCGATGTGAATAGGCTGAGGACGGCGGTGGATGGAGAGGAAGAGAACGGCGTTTCATCTCCGAACAGTACGGTTTCTAGTATCAGTGGAAAGAGGAGCGAGAGAGAAGCCGTTGGAGATGAGGCGGAGGCCGAGAGAACCTCGTGCTCGCGAGGGAGCGACGATGAAGACGGCGGCGATGGTGACGGCGACGCCTCGAGAAAGAAGCTCAGGTTATCGAAGGAACAGTCGTTGGTTCTTGAGGAGACGTTCAAAGAGCACAACACGCTCAATCCA AAGCAAAAGCTGGCTCTTGCAAAACGGCTGAATCTGAGACCAAGACAAGTGGAGGTGTGGTTTCAAAACAGAAGGGCAAG GACCAAGTTGAAGCAAACAGAAGTGGATTGCGAGTACTTGAGGAGGTGCTGTGAGAATCTAACAGAGGAAAACAGAAGGCTACAGAAGGAGGTGCAAGAGTTGAGGTCCCTCAAGCTTTCTCCGCAGCTCTATATGCACATGAACCCTCCTACCACTCTCACTATGTGCCCGCAGTGTGAGCGTGTGGCGGTTTCCTCGTTCTCGTCGACATCAGCTGCTTCGACTCGCCATCCAGTAGCAGCTGGTATGCAGCAGCGACCCTCGATGCCCATTGCCCCGCAGGCGGTGTTGCCGATCCAACGTTGA